From the genome of Fusobacterium varium, one region includes:
- the rfaY_1 gene encoding Lipopolysaccharide core heptose(II) kinase rfaY encodes MIKNEKYKEYNIYYPEKEIFYKELGEKIVDKQYEELEVYKNTERNYVAKIEVEGKKYILKSPKSETIIPQRRVQTLIKNGEALNTLINVRKRVKEGMKEYAVPFLAIVKKGIFIRESYILMECIEGEPIKSVADIDEIMKIVNKLHKEEIYHGDLNTSNFIKTKNGMRIIDTQGKKEKYFYFKRWNDLFIMKNDLLVIEKEYKVEEKYYKKSKNVSYYMVLVIRKIKKLKFIEQLKSKKKELRKKGWKI; translated from the coding sequence ATGATAAAAAATGAAAAGTATAAGGAATACAATATATATTATCCAGAAAAAGAGATATTTTATAAAGAGTTAGGGGAAAAAATAGTTGATAAGCAGTATGAGGAATTAGAAGTTTATAAAAATACAGAAAGAAATTATGTAGCAAAAATAGAAGTAGAAGGAAAGAAATATATACTGAAGTCTCCTAAATCAGAAACAATAATACCCCAAAGAAGAGTACAGACTTTAATAAAAAATGGAGAAGCTTTAAATACTCTGATAAATGTGAGAAAAAGAGTAAAAGAGGGAATGAAAGAATATGCAGTTCCATTTTTAGCTATAGTGAAGAAAGGGATTTTTATAAGAGAAAGCTACATATTAATGGAATGTATAGAGGGAGAACCAATAAAGAGTGTTGCTGATATAGATGAAATAATGAAAATAGTTAATAAATTGCATAAAGAAGAAATATACCATGGAGATTTAAATACTTCAAATTTTATAAAAACCAAAAATGGAATGAGAATAATAGATACTCAGGGAAAAAAGGAAAAGTATTTTTATTTTAAGAGATGGAATGATCTTTTTATAATGAAGAATGATTTATTAGTAATAGAAAAAGAATATAAAGTAGAAGAAAAATATTATAAAAAGAGTAAGAATGTTTCATATTATATGGTTTTGGTAATAAGAAAAATAAAAAAACTAAAATTTATAGAGCAATTAAAATCAAAGAAAAAAGAATTGAGAAAAAAAGGATGGAAAATATGA
- the rfbB_2 gene encoding dTDP-glucose 4,6-dehydratase, with the protein MKTYLVTGAAGFIGTNFVKYMLEKYREKIRIVVLDKLTYAGNIENIQEEIDSKKIDFVKGDICNRELVEDIFSRYEIDYVVNFAAESHVDRSISNPQIFLETNILGTQNLLEVSKQFWSIGRDENGYPIYKVGKKFLHISTDEVYGSLSKDYTEAKELVLNDRVKK; encoded by the coding sequence ATGAAAACGTATCTTGTAACAGGAGCAGCAGGCTTTATAGGAACAAATTTTGTGAAATATATGCTTGAAAAGTATAGAGAGAAAATAAGAATAGTAGTTCTGGATAAACTTACTTATGCAGGAAATATAGAAAATATCCAAGAAGAAATAGATTCTAAAAAGATAGATTTTGTAAAGGGAGATATCTGTAATAGAGAACTAGTGGAAGATATATTTTCTAGGTATGAAATAGATTATGTAGTAAATTTTGCAGCAGAATCTCATGTAGACAGAAGTATATCAAATCCACAGATATTTTTGGAAACAAATATACTTGGAACACAAAACCTGTTGGAAGTATCTAAGCAGTTTTGGAGTATAGGAAGAGATGAAAATGGATATCCCATATATAAAGTAGGAAAGAAATTTCTACATATATCTACAGATGAAGTATATGGATCACTATCAAAAGACTATACAGAAGCAAAAGAACTTGTACTTAATGACAGAGTAAAAAAGTAG
- a CDS encoding lipopolysaccharide core biosynthesis protein translates to MVRVRGFFIRLAGMKKKEKDIELKNIRRILIPGGRIGDMVCETPLIRELHNFFPEAEIDVYLDKIVTPLFKNCPYLNVIETKRGSRFVHRVKILRILSSWYDALLKRKKYDLYFDFTSGLRFYSIFALKIMKPRYSVGVFREEKHGIKKDELTIFDKYIETKKSNHMRDISLAGIEVLGKKVENRKYELFLGETEEKYKDYFPKENINIIFNYTGGNIKKNLSIEEVKESCKKLIEINEKIIIYVMVLPDKYEELEKEIKKWKEERIKICEKTEDILEAAAMIKYTNILVSVDTGVVHIASAYNIPVISIFPDNENSIEYFSPKSELSYVIKCKDRRWIKDFDKEEMKRDIKEIIDKLKWKV, encoded by the coding sequence ATGGTTAGGGTTAGAGGCTTTTTTATAAGATTAGCAGGAATGAAGAAAAAAGAAAAAGATATAGAGTTAAAAAATATAAGAAGAATATTAATTCCTGGGGGAAGAATAGGAGATATGGTATGTGAAACACCATTGATCAGAGAATTGCATAATTTTTTTCCAGAGGCAGAAATAGATGTTTATCTAGATAAGATAGTAACACCATTGTTTAAAAATTGTCCATACTTAAATGTTATAGAAACAAAAAGGGGAAGTAGATTTGTACATAGAGTGAAAATATTAAGAATTTTATCTTCTTGGTATGATGCGCTGTTAAAAAGAAAAAAGTATGATCTATATTTTGATTTTACTAGTGGATTAAGATTTTATAGCATATTTGCTTTGAAAATAATGAAACCAAGATATAGTGTGGGGGTATTTAGAGAAGAAAAACATGGAATAAAAAAAGATGAATTAACTATTTTTGATAAATATATAGAAACAAAAAAAAGCAATCATATGAGAGATATCAGTTTAGCAGGAATAGAAGTATTAGGGAAGAAAGTAGAGAATAGAAAATATGAATTATTTTTAGGAGAAACAGAAGAAAAATATAAGGATTATTTTCCTAAAGAAAATATAAATATAATTTTTAATTATACAGGTGGAAATATAAAGAAAAATTTGTCAATAGAAGAAGTGAAAGAAAGTTGTAAAAAACTTATAGAAATAAATGAAAAAATAATTATATATGTGATGGTGCTGCCAGATAAATATGAAGAATTAGAAAAAGAGATAAAGAAATGGAAAGAAGAGCGAATAAAAATTTGTGAAAAAACAGAAGATATATTAGAAGCAGCAGCCATGATAAAATACACAAATATATTGGTAAGTGTAGATACTGGAGTGGTACATATAGCTTCAGCATATAATATACCAGTAATTTCAATATTTCCAGATAATGAAAACAGTATAGAATATTTTTCGCCAAAATCAGAATTGAGTTATGTGATAAAGTGTAAAGACAGAAGATGGATAAAAGATTTTGATAAAGAAGAAATGAAAAGAGATATTAAAGAAATAATAGATAAATTAAAATGGAAGGTATAA
- a CDS encoding putative lipopolysaccharide heptosyltransferase III, producing the protein MRYDGKIGDMVINTLMFREIKKKYPYIEIGVVTKGGAKAVIENNPNIDKIYEYKKIEKV; encoded by the coding sequence ATGAGATATGATGGAAAAATAGGAGATATGGTAATAAATACTCTAATGTTTAGAGAGATAAAGAAGAAATATCCATATATAGAAATAGGCGTAGTAACAAAAGGTGGAGCGAAAGCAGTAATAGAAAATAATCCAAATATAGATAAAATATATGAGTATAAAAAAATAGAAAAAGTATAA
- the hyaD_2 gene encoding Hyaluronan synthase — MTKMKISVIIPVYNVEEYIEQCVESVVNQTLKEIEIIIVNDGTQDNSMKKIERFLLDDRIIVINKENRGISSARNCGLKIAKGEYIAFVDSDDFIDEMMLEKLYENSENKDIVISNVIEYNNVTGEKKQREIKMKLKNTIKEVIFGNILDLRFGIKFIKEVF; from the coding sequence ATGACTAAAATGAAAATAAGTGTAATAATACCAGTATATAATGTAGAAGAATATATAGAACAGTGTGTAGAATCAGTAGTAAACCAAACATTAAAAGAAATAGAAATAATAATAGTAAATGATGGAACACAAGATAATTCTATGAAAAAAATAGAAAGATTTTTATTGGATGATAGAATAATTGTAATAAATAAGGAAAATAGAGGAATTTCATCGGCAAGAAATTGTGGTTTAAAAATTGCTAAGGGAGAATATATAGCATTTGTAGATAGTGATGATTTTATAGACGAAATGATGTTGGAAAAATTATATGAGAATAGTGAAAATAAAGATATTGTTATTAGTAATGTAATTGAATATAATAATGTAACTGGTGAAAAAAAACAAAGAGAAATAAAAATGAAATTAAAAAATACAATAAAGGAAGTTATTTTTGGAAATATTCTGGATTTGAGATTTGGAATAAAATTTATAAAAGAAGTTTTTTAA
- the tagE_2 gene encoding Probable poly(glycerol-phosphate) alpha-glucosyltransferase: MKKKVIFRSGSLRMGGLERVLIEVLQTIDREKFDIYLVIDDDCGKENIFEKDIPKDIEYFFLKPEKLIRETEKYKVRKKNIVYKLMYNLMMEKENRIMYKNMQQILKKLGEIDIIIDFDGGASKYIEKLDIKKKIVWIHNSIPNLKKKEGKIKRFGKRLEKYDRVVAICDEMKEEIENIYPTLKGKVSRIYNPFNFERIEKLMNDESELTQEQIKMLEEDYCIAISRLDVIQKDYDTLLKSFKILKAKGIEQKLYIIGDGPSKKIIEEWIKEYQLENLVFLLGRMKNPYIWLKNSNFFIHSSKFEGFGLVLVEAGYSGKAVISSKCPVGPRDILKDGECGILFEIGNEKELADNIEKILKNQELKKEYEKLIKERVKEFDSKNVMKEYEKLIEEI; the protein is encoded by the coding sequence ATGAAAAAGAAAGTAATATTTAGAAGTGGAAGTTTAAGAATGGGAGGACTAGAAAGAGTATTAATAGAGGTTCTTCAGACAATAGATAGAGAAAAATTTGATATTTACCTTGTAATAGATGATGATTGTGGAAAAGAAAATATATTTGAAAAGGATATACCAAAAGATATAGAATATTTTTTCCTAAAACCAGAAAAACTCATAAGAGAAACAGAAAAATATAAAGTAAGAAAGAAAAATATTGTGTATAAGTTGATGTATAACTTGATGATGGAAAAAGAAAATAGAATTATGTATAAGAATATGCAGCAGATATTAAAAAAACTTGGAGAAATAGATATAATAATAGATTTTGATGGAGGAGCTTCAAAGTATATAGAAAAATTAGATATAAAAAAGAAAATAGTGTGGATTCATAATTCTATACCTAATTTAAAGAAAAAAGAAGGTAAGATAAAAAGATTTGGGAAAAGATTAGAAAAATATGACAGAGTAGTAGCTATATGCGATGAAATGAAAGAAGAAATAGAAAATATATATCCAACTTTAAAAGGAAAAGTAAGCAGAATATATAATCCATTTAATTTTGAAAGAATAGAAAAATTAATGAATGATGAAAGCGAATTAACACAAGAGCAGATAAAAATGTTAGAGGAAGATTATTGTATTGCCATATCAAGGTTAGATGTTATTCAAAAAGACTATGATACTCTCCTAAAGAGTTTTAAAATACTAAAAGCTAAAGGCATAGAACAAAAGTTATATATTATAGGAGATGGACCTTCTAAAAAAATAATTGAAGAATGGATAAAAGAATATCAGCTAGAAAATTTAGTATTTTTATTAGGAAGAATGAAAAATCCATATATATGGTTAAAAAATTCTAATTTTTTTATTCATAGTTCAAAATTTGAAGGATTTGGATTAGTATTAGTTGAAGCTGGATATTCAGGAAAAGCAGTAATTTCTTCAAAGTGTCCAGTAGGACCAAGAGATATTTTAAAAGATGGAGAATGTGGAATTTTATTTGAAATTGGAAATGAAAAAGAACTTGCTGATAATATAGAGAAAATTTTAAAAAATCAAGAATTAAAAAAAGAATATGAAAAATTGATAAAAGAGAGAGTGAAAGAATTTGACAGCAAAAATGTGATGAAAGAATATGAAAAATTGATAGAAGAAATTTAA
- the gltS_4 gene encoding Glutamate permease translates to MFEYKFNMAETLAIAAVLLCLGRWIKNKSEFLQKFFIPAPVVSGLIFSIFVFIGRQTETFQFDFDLTLQNFLMIAFFTTVGFMASFKLLAQGGVGVAVFLVVATGLVICQDAIGVALSKALGMNPLFGLIVGSVPLTGGHGTAGAFGATIEELGVVGARTAGFAAATYGLVMGCLIGGPVARRLMIKHNLKGEDSKAQDPDLKAEKVEVTEEKILNAVIIIAVAMGIGASIPPFVKAHTGWLIKGGLALPAYIGPMLVAALLRNIADTIKKPLPMKEIDIVGSISLSVFLSMALMTMKLWELVELAIPMIIILAIQTIFVILYTYFITYNVMRLPFIATKYDAAVMVTGHCGFGMGATPTAIANMESFTSVNGFSTKAFFIVPLVGALFIDFTNAAVITFFINMFQ, encoded by the coding sequence ATGTTTGAGTACAAATTTAATATGGCAGAAACACTTGCCATAGCTGCAGTCTTACTTTGTTTGGGAAGATGGATAAAGAATAAAAGTGAATTTTTACAAAAGTTCTTTATACCAGCACCAGTTGTTAGTGGATTGATTTTTTCTATTTTTGTTTTTATAGGACGTCAAACTGAAACTTTTCAATTTGATTTTGATTTAACACTACAAAATTTCTTAATGATTGCATTCTTTACTACAGTTGGATTTATGGCTAGTTTTAAACTATTAGCTCAAGGGGGAGTTGGAGTTGCTGTATTCTTAGTAGTTGCTACTGGATTAGTAATCTGCCAAGATGCAATTGGAGTTGCATTATCTAAAGCTTTAGGAATGAATCCTTTATTTGGTCTTATAGTAGGATCTGTACCTCTTACAGGAGGACATGGTACTGCTGGAGCTTTTGGAGCTACAATAGAAGAATTAGGAGTAGTTGGAGCCAGAACTGCTGGATTTGCTGCTGCTACTTATGGACTTGTTATGGGATGTTTAATTGGAGGACCAGTTGCTAGAAGACTTATGATTAAACATAACTTAAAAGGTGAAGACAGTAAAGCTCAAGATCCTGATTTAAAAGCTGAAAAAGTTGAAGTAACAGAAGAAAAGATATTAAATGCAGTTATTATCATAGCTGTTGCAATGGGAATTGGAGCTTCTATACCTCCATTTGTTAAAGCACATACTGGTTGGCTGATTAAAGGTGGATTAGCTCTTCCTGCATATATCGGACCTATGCTTGTTGCTGCTCTTTTAAGAAATATCGCTGATACAATAAAAAAACCTCTTCCTATGAAGGAAATTGACATTGTTGGAAGTATATCTCTATCTGTATTTTTGTCAATGGCATTAATGACAATGAAGTTATGGGAACTTGTTGAACTAGCTATTCCTATGATTATTATCTTAGCTATTCAGACAATATTTGTAATTCTCTATACTTATTTTATAACATACAATGTTATGAGACTTCCATTTATAGCTACTAAGTATGATGCAGCTGTAATGGTTACAGGGCATTGTGGATTTGGAATGGGAGCTACTCCAACAGCAATTGCCAATATGGAGTCTTTCACATCTGTAAATGGTTTCTCTACAAAAGCTTTCTTTATTGTACCTCTTGTAGGAGCACTATTTATAGACTTTACAAATGCAGCTGTAATAACTTTCTTTATAAACATGTTTCAATAA
- a CDS encoding lipopolysaccharide heptosyltransferase I gives MYNAIFPVLKDIMETSYLISKADLVITPDTSIVHIAAAFKRKLIAIYRLDNRVENEVNRYLWAPNYKEAVQIFSRDFEVKNGEEPDINKFDMKEIKKEIKKVF, from the coding sequence GTGTATAATGCAATTTTTCCAGTTTTAAAGGATATAATGGAAACCTCATATTTAATAAGCAAAGCAGATTTAGTAATAACTCCAGATACATCAATAGTCCATATAGCAGCAGCTTTTAAAAGAAAATTGATAGCAATTTATAGACTGGATAATAGAGTAGAAAATGAAGTAAATAGATATTTATGGGCTCCTAATTACAAAGAAGCAGTACAGATATTTTCAAGAGATTTTGAAGTTAAAAATGGAGAAGAGCCAGATATCAATAAGTTTGATATGAAAGAAATAAAAAAAGAAATAAAAAAAGTATTTTAA
- the dagK gene encoding Diacylglycerol kinase, protein MKKVKFIYNPFSGENEILKHLDTIIYLYQQQSLEIVPFRISMETPLENAFLTLDENYDHILAAGGDGTINQIVNIIKNKNINLPLAILPVGTANDFAKHIGMSSNIEDSCKKILKGSPKNVDLGFVNGKYFINVFSYGLFTDISQKTPTHLKNTIGKLAYYFNGIMELPTFKKMNISVESSEFTYDGSALIFFVFNGRTAGNINIAYKSEIDDGLLDIIIVKGDTLTKTLTSLFQFFKGEHLEIPGSFIHFRTSKLKVSCDDNSIVTDIDGEPGPNFPLNISCIKDGIKIIY, encoded by the coding sequence ATGAAAAAAGTTAAATTTATTTATAACCCCTTTTCAGGTGAAAATGAAATTTTAAAGCATCTTGATACCATAATTTATCTTTATCAACAACAATCTTTGGAAATAGTTCCTTTTAGAATAAGTATGGAAACTCCATTAGAAAATGCTTTTCTTACTTTAGATGAAAATTATGACCACATTCTAGCTGCTGGTGGAGATGGTACCATAAATCAAATTGTAAATATTATAAAAAACAAAAATATCAATCTCCCTCTTGCCATTCTTCCTGTAGGAACAGCCAATGATTTTGCTAAACATATAGGAATGTCTTCTAATATTGAAGATTCATGTAAAAAAATATTAAAAGGTTCTCCTAAAAATGTGGATTTAGGATTTGTTAATGGTAAATATTTTATTAATGTTTTTAGTTATGGACTTTTTACTGATATTTCTCAAAAAACCCCTACTCATTTGAAAAATACTATTGGGAAACTAGCATATTATTTTAATGGTATTATGGAACTCCCTACTTTTAAAAAGATGAATATTTCTGTAGAATCCTCTGAATTTACTTATGATGGAAGTGCTCTCATATTTTTTGTATTTAATGGAAGAACAGCTGGAAATATCAATATTGCTTACAAAAGTGAAATAGATGATGGACTTTTAGATATAATAATTGTAAAAGGAGATACTCTTACAAAAACTCTTACATCTCTATTTCAGTTTTTTAAAGGTGAGCATCTTGAAATTCCAGGAAGTTTTATTCATTTTAGAACTTCAAAACTTAAAGTATCTTGTGATGATAATTCCATTGTTACTGACATTGATGGTGAGCCTGGGCCAAATTTCCCATTAAATATTTCTTGTATAAAAGATGGAATAAAGATAATTTATTAA
- the hyaD_3 gene encoding Hyaluronan synthase has product MNEIKVSVIIPVYNVEEYIEECLNSVVNQTLKEIEIIIVNDGTQDNSMKRIERFLSDKRIIIINKENGGVSSARNTGMKIAKGEYISFIDPDDFIKLSMMEELYKDAEDADIVFSDFILYDNLDKNEK; this is encoded by the coding sequence ATGAATGAAATAAAAGTAAGTGTAATTATACCAGTTTATAATGTAGAAGAATATATTGAAGAATGTTTAAATTCAGTGGTGAATCAAACATTAAAAGAAATAGAAATAATAATAGTAAATGATGGAACCCAAGATAATTCTATGAAAAGAATAGAAAGATTTTTATCTGATAAAAGAATAATTATAATAAATAAAGAAAATGGAGGAGTTTCATCTGCAAGAAATACAGGTATGAAAATAGCAAAAGGAGAGTATATTTCTTTTATTGATCCTGATGATTTTATTAAATTATCGATGATGGAAGAATTATATAAAGATGCTGAAGATGCAGATATAGTATTTTCTGATTTTATTTTATATGATAATTTAGATAAGAATGAAAAATAG
- the strL gene encoding dTDP-4-dehydrorhamnose reductase produces MVDIRKSSFTYGKWCGTELSAENKKMLYISKGFAHGFLALEDDTEIEYKCDEFYNAQYDSGIMWNDKDININWNFEKYGIKEEDIILSEKDKKHQSFKEYTEKYIGENVLLTGGDGQLGQDFQKLFDKLGIKYTATDYRELDVTDKEKVKEFVDNNDFTTVINCAAYNNVDRAEEEPEKCFALNAYVPKYLSEICKEKNIVFVTYSTDFVFDGQKEIPYTEENIPNPLSIYSKAKLEGEKYSLEYGKSFVIRTSWVFGMGNNNFCKQVINWSKGKDRLSIVDDQVSSPTYSKDLAEYSWELIQTDRYGLYHLSNDGEASKFEQAQYILKKIGWNGILERAKTKDFPLPARRAEYSKLDSSKLEKVINKKIPHWKSGIDKFLEEMREKGEI; encoded by the coding sequence GTGGTTGATATAAGAAAAAGTAGTTTTACATATGGAAAATGGTGTGGAACTGAGTTAAGTGCAGAAAATAAAAAAATGTTGTATATATCAAAAGGTTTTGCTCATGGATTTTTAGCTTTAGAAGATGATACAGAAATAGAATATAAATGTGATGAATTTTATAATGCACAATATGATTCAGGAATAATGTGGAACGATAAAGATATAAATATCAATTGGAATTTTGAAAAGTATGGTATAAAAGAAGAAGATATAATTTTATCAGAAAAAGATAAAAAACATCAATCTTTTAAGGAATACACAGAAAAATATATAGGAGAAAATGTATTGCTTACAGGAGGAGATGGACAACTTGGTCAGGATTTTCAAAAACTTTTTGATAAATTAGGAATAAAATACACAGCTACTGACTATAGAGAATTAGATGTAACTGATAAAGAGAAAGTAAAAGAGTTTGTAGATAACAATGATTTCACAACGGTAATAAATTGTGCAGCATATAATAATGTGGATAGAGCAGAAGAAGAACCAGAAAAATGTTTTGCTTTAAATGCATATGTACCTAAATATTTATCAGAAATATGTAAAGAAAAGAATATAGTATTTGTAACATATTCAACAGATTTTGTATTTGATGGACAAAAAGAAATACCATATACAGAAGAAAATATTCCTAATCCTTTATCAATATATTCAAAGGCAAAATTAGAAGGAGAAAAATATTCATTGGAATATGGAAAAAGCTTTGTAATAAGGACATCATGGGTATTTGGAATGGGAAATAATAATTTTTGTAAACAGGTGATTAACTGGTCAAAAGGAAAAGATAGATTGAGTATAGTAGATGACCAAGTATCATCACCAACATATTCAAAAGACTTGGCAGAATATTCATGGGAACTTATTCAAACAGATAGATATGGATTGTACCATCTGTCAAATGATGGAGAAGCATCAAAATTTGAACAAGCGCAATATATATTAAAGAAAATAGGCTGGAATGGAATATTGGAAAGAGCTAAAACGAAAGATTTTCCTTTACCAGCAAGGAGAGCAGAATATTCTAAATTAGACAGCAGTAAATTGGAAAAAGTAATTAATAAAAAAATACCACATTGGAAAAGTGGAATAGATAAGTTTTTAGAGGAAATGAGAGAAAAGGGAGAGATATAG
- a CDS encoding Lipid A core - O-antigen ligase and related enzymes: MSTNSRITLLTIPLIIVITLLIKFKVKFKYLIIFFILGICFIKEPHINKYLYRVKQLTSMKNIEKETRIKIWIKGISDFKKNKYKPLGFYYYKNHELGAISWEKNPHLHNNFLEIIVTQGIGAIIFYISFNIFLFLEFIKKLKSTQIKSQKILIYLSISILVFLNLTGLTDCNIYFSKVNQLAFFIFALALCKVRGENINE; the protein is encoded by the coding sequence ATGAGTACAAATAGTCGAATAACACTTTTAACAATTCCTTTAATAATAGTAATAACACTTTTAATTAAATTTAAAGTAAAATTTAAATATTTAATAATTTTTTTCATTTTAGGCATTTGTTTTATTAAAGAACCACATATAAATAAGTATCTATATAGAGTAAAACAATTAACATCAATGAAAAACATAGAAAAAGAAACAAGAATAAAAATTTGGATAAAAGGAATTAGTGATTTTAAGAAAAATAAATATAAGCCATTAGGATTTTATTATTACAAAAATCATGAATTAGGAGCAATTTCTTGGGAAAAAAATCCTCATCTTCATAATAATTTTTTAGAGATAATAGTAACTCAAGGTATAGGAGCAATAATATTTTATATTTCTTTTAATATTTTTTTATTTTTAGAATTTATAAAAAAACTAAAATCAACACAGATAAAAAGTCAAAAAATATTAATTTATCTTTCTATTAGTATATTAGTCTTTTTAAATTTAACAGGATTAACTGATTGTAATATTTATTTTAGTAAAGTTAATCAATTAGCATTTTTTATATTCGCATTAGCTTTATGTAAAGTAAGAGGAGAAAATATAAATGAATGA
- a CDS encoding lipopolysaccharide heptosyltransferase I, producing MIDFLKEIAEFLFDKPIRKEKLIPNLKDKFCTSLYNEGIVIGVGATDKNRICNPYKMSEYIKKIVDICPEEKIYLVGGGKSQEAYSKKIIELCSNENIINLVNKTNLQNVLEIVAKAKIFIGFDSGLYNFRYTLRKKQIALFRSKKVPYAHNEKFVKILEGKKKI from the coding sequence GTGATTGATTTTTTAAAAGAGATAGCAGAATTTTTATTTGATAAACCAATAAGAAAAGAAAAATTAATACCAAATTTAAAGGATAAGTTTTGTACTTCTCTTTATAATGAAGGTATTGTAATTGGAGTTGGAGCAACAGATAAAAATAGAATTTGTAACCCTTATAAAATGAGTGAATATATAAAAAAGATAGTGGATATTTGCCCAGAAGAGAAAATTTATTTAGTAGGTGGAGGAAAGTCTCAGGAAGCATATTCAAAAAAAATAATTGAGTTATGTTCAAATGAGAATATAATAAATTTAGTGAATAAAACTAATTTACAAAATGTTTTAGAAATAGTAGCAAAGGCAAAAATTTTTATTGGATTTGATTCAGGCTTATATAATTTTAGATATACTTTAAGAAAAAAACAAATAGCTTTATTCAGAAGTAAGAAAGTTCCATATGCTCACAATGAAAAATTTGTCAAAATCTTAGAGGGAAAAAAGAAAATTTAA
- a CDS encoding LPS biosynthesis protein, whose product MDKLRELQLVEKDCLDFFVKICEENNLEYILDFGTLLGAARHKGFIPWDDDVDLGMPREDYERFLKIFEKYKNNGRFSLETYKRGAFYKLKDNNHYILNKDESKSEIDIDIFPLDYYDDVKKVDFLNGYLELSKDRSSVWRKWKTHFKREIHLKILSNSFFKKRFISKTKGPYIGRGVETGFKIKLNPVEKFFPLTEIEFEGKKYKAPKDYDNFLTLLYGDYMTPPENPAPLHHKHIKDIIKIEK is encoded by the coding sequence ATGGATAAATTGAGAGAATTACAATTAGTAGAAAAAGATTGTTTAGATTTTTTTGTAAAAATATGTGAAGAAAATAATCTTGAATATATATTAGACTTTGGAACTTTATTAGGTGCAGCAAGACATAAGGGATTTATTCCATGGGATGATGATGTTGATCTTGGAATGCCAAGAGAAGATTATGAAAGATTTTTAAAAATATTTGAAAAATATAAGAATAATGGAAGATTCTCTTTAGAAACATATAAAAGAGGAGCTTTCTATAAATTAAAAGATAATAATCACTATATATTAAATAAAGATGAAAGTAAATCAGAAATTGATATAGATATTTTTCCTTTAGATTATTATGATGATGTAAAAAAAGTAGATTTCCTTAATGGATATCTAGAATTGAGCAAGGACAGAAGTTCTGTTTGGAGAAAGTGGAAAACCCATTTTAAAAGAGAAATACATTTAAAAATATTATCGAACAGTTTTTTTAAAAAAAGATTTATTTCAAAAACTAAAGGACCATATATAGGAAGAGGTGTGGAAACTGGATTTAAAATTAAATTGAATCCTGTAGAAAAGTTTTTTCCTTTGACAGAAATAGAATTTGAAGGTAAAAAATATAAAGCTCCAAAAGATTATGATAATTTTCTTACATTATTATATGGAGATTATATGACACCACCTGAAAATCCAGCACCACTACATCATAAACATATTAAGGATATAATTAAAATAGAAAAATAA